The sequence below is a genomic window from Massilia oculi.
CGGCGCCCCAGCAGCGCATGGCGATGATGGCCGGGCCGATCGCCACGTACAGCAGGGCGGCGACGACCGGCCAGCTCCAGGCGATGTGCACGTCCTGGATCGCCCATTCGCCGCCGGCCAGCGCGGCCGACCACAGCACGCCGAACCCGACCTGGGCCAGCAGGAAGGCGGCCCAGTCCGCACGCAGCGCGGGCACGTCCTTTTGCTGCATCAGCAGCCAGCTATAGAAGGACCAGGCAATGGTGGCCAGGATCATGTACACGTCGCCCGACACCAGCCGCAGCGCCGCCAGCTCGGCCAGCGAGCCGCGGCACATCACGACGAGCACACCGGCGATCGACAGCACCGCTCCCGCGACCTGCCTGCGCTTGACCGGGATGCCGAAAAACAGCCGCCCGACCAGCAGCATCCACACCGGAACGCCGGAGGCGACCAGGGTCACGTTGATCGGGGACGAACTCTGCAGCGCCAGATATTGCAATGAGTTGTACAGGCCGACGCCCAGCAGGCCGAGCATGCTGTAGCGCTTCCAGTTGGT
It includes:
- a CDS encoding DMT family transporter, with protein sequence MSTPGYRLNPATALLLTIPPVLWAGNAIVGRLVRDAVPPMTLNLIRWSIALAVLLPLGRAALRAGSGVLTNWKRYSMLGLLGVGLYNSLQYLALQSSSPINVTLVASGVPVWMLLVGRLFFGIPVKRRQVAGAVLSIAGVLVVMCRGSLAELAALRLVSGDVYMILATIAWSFYSWLLMQQKDVPALRADWAAFLLAQVGFGVLWSAALAGGEWAIQDVHIAWSWPVVAALLYVAIGPAIIAMRCWGAGVQRAGPSLGAFFINLTPLFTALLSSAFLGEAPHLYHVVAFGMIVGGIAVSAR